Proteins found in one Triticum urartu cultivar G1812 chromosome 4, Tu2.1, whole genome shotgun sequence genomic segment:
- the LOC125553991 gene encoding peroxidase 2-like, which yields MAKLAAVLTLIALLGCAVRTCQAEYGNPTSVPSIPSITSPPPPYTPTTPSPPPPYTPSTPSPPPPAPATPSPPPPYTPTTPSPPPPTRATPSPPPPYTPSTPSPPPPAPATPSPPPPYTPNTPSPPPPTPSSPIKGLAFDYYKKSCPRAEDIVREVVRDASAGIKAGLIRLFFHDCFVRGCDASVLLDQVDPNSPPEKLGVPNLSLRGFEVIDAAKARIEKECGSDIVSCADVLAFAGRDATYFLSNKKVYFNMTAGRYDGRVSFMNETLPNLPPPFGTVDQLKANFASKGLTADEMVTLSGAHTVGISHCSSFNSSFSDRLNPSTSDMDPTLMSSLREQCKSDNGTDNTVVQDIKTPNKVDNKYYKNVLSHEVLFDSDAALMTADDTSAAVRANAKDNDVWEEKFKAAMVRMGSIEVKTRADFFDGATVEIRRNCRIVNSY from the exons ATGGCCAAGCTTGCCGCCGTCCTGACCCTCATCGCGCTGCTCGGCTGCGCGGTGCGTACCTGCCAAGCAGAGTACGGGAATCCCACCTCTGTTCCGTCCATACCGAGCATAACTAGTCCCCCGCCGCCATACACCCCGACTACACCTAGTCCTCCCCCACCATACACCCCGAGCACACCTAGCCCTCCACCGCCCGCCCCAGCTACCCCAAGTCCTCCACCACCATACACCCCGACTACACCAAGCCCTCCACCGCCCACCCGAGCTACCCCAAGTCCTCCGCCGCCATACACCCCGAGCACACCTAGCCCTCCACCACCCGCCCCAGCTACCCCAAGTCCTCCGCCCCCGTACACCCCGAACACACCTAGCCCTCCACCGCCCACCCCTAGCTCACCCATCAAAGGACTCGCGTTTGACTACTACAAGAAGTCATGCCCTCGCGCGGAAGACATCGTGAGAGAAGTTGTGCGTGATGCCAGCGCCGGTATTAAGGCTGGACTCATCCGTCTCTTCTTCCATGACTGCTTCGTCAGG GGTTGTGATGCCTCCGTGCTTCTAGATCAAGTGGACCCCAACAGCCCACCAGAGAAGTTGGGCGTCCCGAACCTGAGCCTGCGTGGCTTCGAGGTGATCGATGCCGCCAAGGCTAGAATCGAGAAGGAGTGTGGGAGCGACATCGTCTCATGCGCTGATGTCCTGGCCTTCGCTGGGCGTGATGCCACCTACTTTCTTAGCAACAAGAAGGTCTACTTCAACATGACAGCTGGCCGTTATGATGGACGTGTGTCTTTCATGAATGAAACACTCCCCAACCTGCCACCACCCTTCGGCACCGTGGACCAGCTCAAGGCCAACTTCGCCTCCAAGGGGCTGACTGCCGACGAGATGGTTACCCTCTCTGGTGCACACACCGTCGgaatctcccattgctcatcctTCAACTCATCCTTCTCCGACCGCCTCAACCCAAGCACCTCCGACATGGACCCCACGCTAATGAGCTCTCTCCGGGAGCAATGCAAGTCAGACAATGGGACTGACAACACAGTGGTGCAGGACATCAAGACCCCTAACAAGGTCGACAACAAGTACTATAAGAATGTCCTTAGCCATGAGGTGCTCTTTGATTCAGATGCCGCGCTCATGACGGCAGATGATACAAGTGCAGCGGTGCGTGCCAATGCCAAGGACAATGATGTGTGGGAGGAGAAGTTCAAGGCAGCCATGGTAAGGATGGGCTCTATCGAAGTCAAGACCAGGGCCGATTTTTTCGATGGTGCCACTGTTGAGATCAGGAGGAACTGTCGCATCGTCAACTCATACTAA